CCGCAACGAGGCCTCGGGGAAGGTCGAGATCACCACCCAGAACCACGGCTTCTCCGTCGACCCGTCCACGCTCCCCGCCGACGTGATCGCCAGCCACGTCAACCTCAACGACCAGACGCTCGAAGGGCTCCGGCACACCCGCCTGCCCGTCTTCAGCGTCCAGTACCATCCCGAGGCCTCGGCCGGCCCCCACGACAGCCAGTACCTGTTCGACGAGTTCCGCACCGCCATGGGATGAGCCGACGGCCCCGGAAGGCCGCGGATCCGGCGCATTGACGGGGCCGACCGCGGCGTGTACCTTGTGACTTTACGATACCAAGCGACCACCGGGTCGCGGTCTGCTCGGGAGTGTGCGCCGTGGGTTCGACGTGCGTGGTCGGCCTCCAGTGGGGAGACGAGGCCAAGGGCAAGATCGTGGACCTGTTGTGCGACAACCACGACGTGGTGGTCCGCTATCAGGGGGGCGCGAACGCCGGGCATACGGTCGTCCATGAAGGGGTGACGTACAAGCTCTCGCTGGTCCCGACCGGGATCCTCCGCGATCACGTCCATGCCGTCATCGCCAACGGGGTGGTGATCCACCCCCCGGCGCTGCTCAAGGAGATGGACGCGCTGCGGGCGCAGGGGGTGAAGTTCGAGGGCCGGCTGCACATCAGCGATCGCGCCCACGTCATCCTCCCCTACCACCTCGCCGAGGAGCGGCTCACCGAGGAATCCTCGTCCGCGGCCGACCACCTGGGGACGACCCGCCGGGGGATCGGCCCCTGCTACAAGGACAAGGTCGGCCGGGTCCACGGCGTCCGCGTCGCCGACCTGTACCGGCCGGCCGAGTTCCGCGAGCGGCTCAAGCGGATCGTCGACTACAAGAACCGGCTGCTGACGGCGATGCTCCCCGACTTCGAGCCCTTCGACGACGAGCGGGTGGCGGATGAGTACCTGATCCACGCCGAGCAGCTCCATTCCTTCGTCTGCGACGCCACCTCCAAGCTGCACGAGGCCGTCGCCCAGGGCCGTCGGCTGATGTTCGAGGGGGCCCAGGGCTCGCTGCTCGACGTCGACCACGGCAGCTACCCGTACGTGACCAGCTCCAGCAGCAGCGCCGTGGGGACCGCCCCGGGCTCGGGCGTGCCGGCGCGGTTCATCGACCGCTGGATCGGCGTCGTCAAGGCGTACACCACCCGGGTCGGCGGCGGGCCCTTCCCCACCGAGCAGGACAACGAGATCGGCGAGCGGATCCGGCGCATCGGCCGCGAGTACGGGACGGTCACCGGCCGCCCCCGGCGTTGCGGCTGGTTCGACGCCGTCGCCACCGGCTATTCGGCCCGGGTGAGCGGCTCGACCGAGATCGCCGTCATGCTGCTGGACGTCCTCAGCGGGCTCGAGGAGCTGAAGGTCGCCGTCTCGTACGAGCGGGACGGCCGGAAGGTCGACGTCCTGCCGGCCTCGCTGGCCGACCTGGAACGCTGCCGGCCGGTCTACGAGACCCTGCCGGGCTGGACCGAGGACCTGACGGCCGCCCGGAAGTGGGACGACCTGCCCAAAAACGCGAAAGACTACGTCGAATTCCTGGGCCGCGTCGTGGGCGTGCCGGCGTCGATCGTCTCCGTCGGCCCCGATCGCAGCCAGACGATCCTGGTCCCGCGGGATCGGTGAGGGAACGATCGCGGCTCGCCGCTTCGCGCGATCCCGTAGCGTCGCCGACGGCAAGGATTCCCCGGACGGAATGGGCTCAAGACGACCTATGCGAGCAGACGACCGACCGCCGCTGAACATCACCGACGAGGGCCGGGCGCGGCTGGAAGCCTGGGGCCTCAGGCCCGAGCAGCTCCCCCGCCACGTCGCGATCATCATGGACGGCAACGGCCGGTGGGCGCAGGCCCGGGGCTTCCCCCGGATCGTCGGCCACCGCCGCGGCATCCAGAGCGTCCGGTCGGTCGTCGAGGAGGGCGTCCGGCTGGGGCTCGAACAGCTCACGCTCTACTGCCTCTCGGTCGAGAACTGGAAGCGGCCCCCGCGCGAGCTGCGGTTCCTGATGCGGCTGCTTCGGCACTTCCTGGTCGCCGAGCGCGCCGAGCTGATGGAGCAGAACGTCCGGGTGTGCATGATCGGCCGCCGCGAAGGGCTCCCGCCGGAGGTCCTGGCCGAGATGGACCGGACGACCGCGGAGACCGCCGGCAACGGCGGGATGACCCTGCGCCTCGCCATCAATTACGGCGGCCGGACCGAGATCCTCGACGCCGCGCGACGGATCGCCGAGGACGTCCGCGCCGGCCGGCTCGACCCCGCATCGCTCGACGAGGCGACCTTCGCCGGCTACCTGGAGACGGCCGGGGCCGACGACCCCGACCTGTTGATCCGGACCGCGGGCGAGATGCGGATCAGCAACTTCCTGCTCTGGCAGGTCTCGTACACGGAACTCTGGGTCACGCCCACGCTCTGGCCCGACTTCCGGGGCGGCGACCTGCTCCAGGCCTGCGCCGACTTCGCCGGCCGCGAGCGGAAGTTCGGCGGCCTGCCGGCCTCCTCGCTGGCCGCGGGGACCTCCGCGGGTTAAAGTGGATCCGTCTCGCGACCGCGCTGGGGCTCCTCATTCCGCGCCGACGTGGAACGCGGCCTCCCCCATCCCGGAACCCTCTGGAACCCGCTGGGATTCATGCTCCGCACCCGCGTCGTCAGCGGCGTCCTGATCGTCGCCGCATTGGTCCTGGTCCTCTACGTCGACCAGTCACTGGCCCCCTGGTTCCCCCTCTGGTTCGTGCTCTCGGCGCTCGTCATGGGGGCGACGGCCTGGGAGTTGATCGGGCTCATGGCGCACACCCCGGCCCGCCCGTCCGCCGCGGTCGTGGGGGGCGGTCTCCTGGCGATCCTGGCCGCCGACTGGGTCCCCCACATCTCGCAGTTCTGCCAAACGTCCGATCCCATCTCCGGGATCGTGCTCGACCCGGGTGCGGCCATCAGCGTCTTCGCCTGGCCTTTTTTGAGCTTCACGGCCGTGCTGATGGCGACGTTCGTCGTCGAGAGCCTGAAATACGACCAGCCCGGTCGCTCCATGGCCGCGATCGCCGGGACGCTGCTGGTCGTCGCCTACGTGGGGATCCTGGGCAGCTTCATGGTCCAGATGCGCTGGCTCGACGGCTGCAAGCACGGATTACTCCCCTTGGCGTTCCTCATCGCCACGGCCAAGGGGGCGGACGTCGGCGCCTATACGTTCGGCCGGCTCGTGGGACGTCGCAAACTCTGGCCGGCGATCAGCCCCAACAAAACGATCGAAGGCGCGGTGGGGGGCCTGATCTTCTCGACCGCCGCCGCCCTGATCGTCGAGGCCGTCGCCCGCCGACTGGGGATCACCGGCCTGAGCTGGCCGGGCGCGCTCGGTTTCGGGTTGGTTCTCGGGGTCGTCGCCCAGGTCGGCGACCTGATGGAGTCGCTGATCAAGCGCGACTGCGGTCGCAAGGACGCCTCGGCGACGGTCCCCGGCTTCGGGGGGGTCCTCGACGTCCTCGATTCGCTCCTCTTCGGCGCGCCGGTCGCCTATGGATTGTGGGCCTGCCTGGGCCCATGAACGAAAATTCATCTTGATCCGGGCCGTATTGTTTTCGTCCCTCGTATTGGTAGCATAGTTTCGGAGGGGGACCGGCCGGGCCGGGCGCGAGTCGCGTGGGATTCGGGCCGTCGTGATCGCTTGGGCCGGTGAAAGGGGAGGTATGCCAGAAGTCACCATAGCGCTCGAGGGCCAGAACGAGGAACTCGCGGTCTTCGGCAGCCGCGACCAGCATCTCCGGCAGATTCGCGACGCGCTCGGGGTGAAAGTTCTGGCTCGGCACGGCGAGCTTCGCATCGAGGGCGATCCGGCCCGCGTCGAGCAGGCGCGGGAGATCTTCGAGGGCCTTCGTTCCCTCTTCCGCGTGCGGCGGACGATCCTCTCGGCCGACGTCGCCGACCTGATCGACAAGATCGTCCACGTGCCCGACGAAGGGTCCGGGACGGTCGAGATCCGCGAGGGGAACCGCGTCGTGCGACCCCGGACGGGGGGCCAGAACCGCTACCTCCAGGCCCTCCGCGACAACGCCCTGGTCCTCTGCATCGGCCCCGCCGGGACGGGCAAGACCTACCTGGCGGTCTCCACGGCCGTCTCCGCCCTGCGACAGGGCCGGATCAAGAAGATCGTGCTGGTGCGGCCGGCCGTCGAGGCGGGCGAGCACCTGGGCTTCCTGCCGGGCGACCTGGAGGCCAAGATCAACCCCTACCTCCGCCCGCTGCTCGACGCCCTGCACGACCTGATGCCTTACGATCAGATCCGCCGCTACATGGACAACGACCTGATCGAGATCGCCCCCCTGGCCTACATGCGGGGCCGCACGCTCAACGATTCCGTGATCATCCTCGACGAGGGCCAGAACGCCACGACGTCGCAGATGAAGATGTTCCTGACCCGCATGGGCCAGAACTCGCGGATCATCGTCACCGGCGACGTCACCCAGGTCGACCTGCCCCCGGGCGCGAAGAGCGGCCTGGCCGACGCCGTCGAACGGCTGTCCCGGGTGCCCGGCGTCGCCGCCGTGATGCTCGACCGGACCGACATCGTCCGGCACCCGCTCGTCCAGGCGATCGTCGACGCCTACGAGGCCGTCGAGGTGATCCCCGCCGAGCTGGAAGAACGGCTCGGCAAGCCCCCGCGGGCCCCCGCCGAGCCCCCCCCCGCCCCGGCGTCCGTGGCCGGAGAGGCGGGGTGACGCCGTGAACCACCTCTCCCCCCGCCCTGATCGAGTCTTCGTCGGCAAGGCCGACGACCCGCCTACGGGATCGTTCCAAGTGCGCTCGAGGCCGCGTGGCCCCGACGCCGAACTGCGCGGCGCGCCCTCGTGCGACGACCGCGGCGATTCGAGTCGCCATCCATGAGCATCGGTAAACGGCGCCCGAAGCCGAATCGGGCGCAATTGCGATCCTTCCCGAGCGTCACGCTCCAGCAGAACCGCACCGCGAGGCAGCGGGCCCGCATCGTGAGCTTCTCGCTGATCGCGCTGACGGTCCTCGTCACCTCGGCGATCGTCCACGGCTCCGGCCCGCCGTTCGTCTACCGCCTGGGCCAGCGCCCGGAGCGAGAGATCCGCGTCAAGGTCAAGGAGTTCCGGATCCGGAACCAGACCAAGACCAGCAACGAGCGCCAGGCCGCGGCCGACCAGGTCCCCCTGGTCATGATCAACGACCCGGCCCCGATCAAGGACCTGGCCGAACGGCTCGACGACCTGACGGTCACGATCGCCAAGTCCCAGCACTACGAGGACGTCGACCCGACGGTCGTCTCGACCTGGAAGCTCAAGCGCGAGGCCTATCTCGACGTCAAGGCGGCCACCGACACCCCCCAGCGCCGCGACAACCTGCACGTCCAGATCGCCAAGGCGTTCGCCCCCCTGCTGGACGCCGGCGTGCTCGGTCCCGGGGCCCTGCCCCGCAACGAGGAATCGAGCCGGACGCTGGCGATCCGCGACGTCGGCCAGTCGGCCGACGAGGCCCGCATCTTCCCCCGCGAGCGCGTGGTCCCTGAGCGGATCGTCAAGCCCGACGGACCGGTCGCCAAGGAGTTCGTGGCGGCGTTCACCCCCAGCCGCGTCGGCGAGACCCTGTTCCAACTGGTCGCCGACCGCCTCGACGGCCGCCCCACCCTGTCGTTCGACCAGGAGGAGACCGCCCGCCTCCGCGAGATCGCCCGCAACGCCGTGGGCGAGAAATACGACCCTTTCCGCGAGGGCCAGGTGCTCGTCGAGCAGGGCCAGGCCATCGGCGAGGAGCAGCTCATCCTGCTGCGCATGGAGCACGACACCGCCATCTCCGAGCTGACCTACGGCGAGAAGTTTCAGCGCGCCCTCGGCGTGCTGGCCCTGGTCTCGTCGCTCTTCATCCTGGCCGGCTTCTACGTCGCCCGCCACGAGCGCCGGATCGCCTCGGACCTGGGGCGGATCGCCATGCTCTGCGCCCTGGTCGTGCTCTGCGTCGGCGTCGTCCGCTTGCTGGCGAACCAGGCCTGGAACGCGGAGTTGATCCCGGTGGCCGCGGCGGCCATGATTCTGGCGATCGCCTACAACCCGAATTTCGGCCTGATGGCGACCTTCGCCCTCTCGATCCTGACGTGCATGGCCCTGGGGACCGGGATCTCCCACTTCCTGATCCTCCTGGGGGGGACGGCCGCCGGCGTGCTCGGCCTGAACGACGTGCGGACGCGGACCAAGCTGATCAAGGTGGGGGCGACCTCGGCCGCGGTCTACCTGATCCTGACCTGGGCCGCCGGCCTCTGGGAGCACCAGCCGATCGAGCTGATCCGCAGCGACGGCCTCTGGCGCGCGGGGTGGGGGCTGATGGCGGGCTTCTTCATGGGCGGCAGCCTGCCGTTCCTGGAGAACGCCTTCGGGATCGTCACCGGCATCAGCCTGCTGGAGCTGGGCGACAACACCCACCCCCTGCTCCAGGAGCTGGTCCGGCGCGCCCCGGGGACGCACAACCACTCGATCACCGTCGGCGCGATCGCCGAGGCGGCGGCCGAGCGGATCGGGGCCAACGGCCTGCTGGTGCGGATCGGGGCCTACTTCCACGACATCGGCAAGATGCTCAAGCCCCACTATTTCATCGAGAACCAGGTGGGCTCGACGAACCGCCACGCCAACCTCGCGCCGGCGATGAGCACGCTGATCATCATCGGCCACGTCAAGGACGGCGTCGACCTGGGCCGGCAGCACCACCTGCCCGAGCGGATCATCGACCTGATCGAGCAGCACCACGGCACGACCCTGGTCGAGTACTTCTACCACGAGGCCAACCGCCGCAACGGCGGCAACCCCGACGCCGCGGTGGTCCAGGAGAGCGCCTTCCGCTATCCCGGGCCCAAGCCCCAGACCAAGGAGGCCGGCATCCTGATGATGTCGGACTGCGTGGAGAGCGCCAGCCGGACCCTCTCCGAACCGACGCCGTCGCGGATCGAAGGTTTGGTGAGCGAGCTGATCGACAAGCGGCTGCGCGACGGCCAGTTCGACGAGTCGGGCCTCACGCTCCGCGAGATCGCCGAGATCCGCGACAGCCTGATCAAGTCCCTGATCGGCATCTACCACGGCCGCGTCAAGTATCCCGAGCAGAGGACCGCCTGACCTTGCACCCGCCGGCCGACGACGAGCTTGATTTCGAGGGCGACGACCCCCAGCCCCCGCCGCCGCCCGATTTCGAGGTGGACGTCGGCGACTCGCAGGGCCACGTCGCGATCGACCGCGACGCCGTCAGGGCGCTCGTCGAGCGGGTCCTGCGCGGCGAAGGGGTCGCCGCGGCGTCGATCTCGGTGGCCTTCGTCGACGACCCGACCATCCACCGCGTCAACCGCGAGCACCTCGCCCACGACGAGCCGACCGACGTCATCACGTTCCTCCTCTCGGACGAGGACGACGAACGCCTCTCGGGCGAGGTCGTCGTCTCGGCCCAGACCGCCGCGAGGGTGGCGGCCGAGGTCGGCGTCGAGCCCTGGAACGAGGTCGCCCTGTACGTGGTCCACGGCCTGCTGCACCTCTGCGGCTGCGACGACCTCGACGAGGCCTCGGCGGCCGAGATGCGGGCCCGCGAGGACGCCGCCCTGGCCCGCGTGGGCCTGGCCAACCCCTTCCTCCCGGCCGGACGTCGAACCTCACCCTGACCCGGGAGACCCCTGCGAGTGGACGGGCCGAGCTGGACCTGGATGTTGATCGTCTGCACGCCCGCCTTCCTCGTGCACGTGGTCGCGATCGCCCTGACCAAGGCGCTCCAGTCGTACTCCCGGAGCCGGCTCGAGGAGCTGACCGAGGCCCGGGGCCGGCCGGGGCGCGCCGACGAGGTCGACCACCTCGACTCCCGCACCGAACGCGCCGCCGAGGTGGTCGCGGTCGCTAGCGGGCTGCTGCTGGCCGCGGCGGCGGGCGTCTACCTGGATCGCCAGGTCTCGGCGGCCGGCTTCGCGATGGTCGTCCTGGCCACGGCCCTGCTGGGGGTGGCGACGTACGTGACGTCGGGCGTCCTGGGGGCGTATTTCGCCGAATCGCTCATCGATCGCCTGTGGCCGGCCGCGCGGCTGATCCGGGCCGTCGCCCTGCCGGCCACCGCCGCGGCGGCGGGCCTGGAGCGGGCCGTCGAGTGGTATTCCGGCGGCGACGAAGGCCGCCCCCGGCCGGCGAGCGTCGAGGTGGAGGTCCCCGGCGACCTGGAGGACGACGAGGACCTGGAGCCCGAGCTGCCCGAACAGGCCCGCGACCTGATGGGCAACGTCGTCGAGCTGACCCGCACGGTGGTCTCCGAGATCATGCAGCC
The DNA window shown above is from Paludisphaera mucosa and carries:
- a CDS encoding adenylosuccinate synthase — its product is MGSTCVVGLQWGDEAKGKIVDLLCDNHDVVVRYQGGANAGHTVVHEGVTYKLSLVPTGILRDHVHAVIANGVVIHPPALLKEMDALRAQGVKFEGRLHISDRAHVILPYHLAEERLTEESSSAADHLGTTRRGIGPCYKDKVGRVHGVRVADLYRPAEFRERLKRIVDYKNRLLTAMLPDFEPFDDERVADEYLIHAEQLHSFVCDATSKLHEAVAQGRRLMFEGAQGSLLDVDHGSYPYVTSSSSSAVGTAPGSGVPARFIDRWIGVVKAYTTRVGGGPFPTEQDNEIGERIRRIGREYGTVTGRPRRCGWFDAVATGYSARVSGSTEIAVMLLDVLSGLEELKVAVSYERDGRKVDVLPASLADLERCRPVYETLPGWTEDLTAARKWDDLPKNAKDYVEFLGRVVGVPASIVSVGPDRSQTILVPRDR
- a CDS encoding isoprenyl transferase, with translation MRADDRPPLNITDEGRARLEAWGLRPEQLPRHVAIIMDGNGRWAQARGFPRIVGHRRGIQSVRSVVEEGVRLGLEQLTLYCLSVENWKRPPRELRFLMRLLRHFLVAERAELMEQNVRVCMIGRREGLPPEVLAEMDRTTAETAGNGGMTLRLAINYGGRTEILDAARRIAEDVRAGRLDPASLDEATFAGYLETAGADDPDLLIRTAGEMRISNFLLWQVSYTELWVTPTLWPDFRGGDLLQACADFAGRERKFGGLPASSLAAGTSAG
- a CDS encoding phosphatidate cytidylyltransferase, with protein sequence MLRTRVVSGVLIVAALVLVLYVDQSLAPWFPLWFVLSALVMGATAWELIGLMAHTPARPSAAVVGGGLLAILAADWVPHISQFCQTSDPISGIVLDPGAAISVFAWPFLSFTAVLMATFVVESLKYDQPGRSMAAIAGTLLVVAYVGILGSFMVQMRWLDGCKHGLLPLAFLIATAKGADVGAYTFGRLVGRRKLWPAISPNKTIEGAVGGLIFSTAAALIVEAVARRLGITGLSWPGALGFGLVLGVVAQVGDLMESLIKRDCGRKDASATVPGFGGVLDVLDSLLFGAPVAYGLWACLGP
- a CDS encoding PhoH family protein, with amino-acid sequence MPEVTIALEGQNEELAVFGSRDQHLRQIRDALGVKVLARHGELRIEGDPARVEQAREIFEGLRSLFRVRRTILSADVADLIDKIVHVPDEGSGTVEIREGNRVVRPRTGGQNRYLQALRDNALVLCIGPAGTGKTYLAVSTAVSALRQGRIKKIVLVRPAVEAGEHLGFLPGDLEAKINPYLRPLLDALHDLMPYDQIRRYMDNDLIEIAPLAYMRGRTLNDSVIILDEGQNATTSQMKMFLTRMGQNSRIIVTGDVTQVDLPPGAKSGLADAVERLSRVPGVAAVMLDRTDIVRHPLVQAIVDAYEAVEVIPAELEERLGKPPRAPAEPPPAPASVAGEAG
- a CDS encoding HD family phosphohydrolase codes for the protein MSIGKRRPKPNRAQLRSFPSVTLQQNRTARQRARIVSFSLIALTVLVTSAIVHGSGPPFVYRLGQRPEREIRVKVKEFRIRNQTKTSNERQAAADQVPLVMINDPAPIKDLAERLDDLTVTIAKSQHYEDVDPTVVSTWKLKREAYLDVKAATDTPQRRDNLHVQIAKAFAPLLDAGVLGPGALPRNEESSRTLAIRDVGQSADEARIFPRERVVPERIVKPDGPVAKEFVAAFTPSRVGETLFQLVADRLDGRPTLSFDQEETARLREIARNAVGEKYDPFREGQVLVEQGQAIGEEQLILLRMEHDTAISELTYGEKFQRALGVLALVSSLFILAGFYVARHERRIASDLGRIAMLCALVVLCVGVVRLLANQAWNAELIPVAAAAMILAIAYNPNFGLMATFALSILTCMALGTGISHFLILLGGTAAGVLGLNDVRTRTKLIKVGATSAAVYLILTWAAGLWEHQPIELIRSDGLWRAGWGLMAGFFMGGSLPFLENAFGIVTGISLLELGDNTHPLLQELVRRAPGTHNHSITVGAIAEAAAERIGANGLLVRIGAYFHDIGKMLKPHYFIENQVGSTNRHANLAPAMSTLIIIGHVKDGVDLGRQHHLPERIIDLIEQHHGTTLVEYFYHEANRRNGGNPDAAVVQESAFRYPGPKPQTKEAGILMMSDCVESASRTLSEPTPSRIEGLVSELIDKRLRDGQFDESGLTLREIAEIRDSLIKSLIGIYHGRVKYPEQRTA
- the ybeY gene encoding rRNA maturation RNase YbeY → MHPPADDELDFEGDDPQPPPPPDFEVDVGDSQGHVAIDRDAVRALVERVLRGEGVAAASISVAFVDDPTIHRVNREHLAHDEPTDVITFLLSDEDDERLSGEVVVSAQTAARVAAEVGVEPWNEVALYVVHGLLHLCGCDDLDEASAAEMRAREDAALARVGLANPFLPAGRRTSP